The following proteins come from a genomic window of Mucinivorans hirudinis:
- a CDS encoding hypothetical protein (contains ATPase components of ABC transporters with duplicated ATPase domains), producing MAINLQIESLTKSFGARVLFEGLSLTVEQGDRVGLIAANGTGKTTLLNIIAGREDYQSGQITLRKDIRVGYLEQKPAFAAGKTVMEACFESDNDMVRAIATYERAVKEGGIGLQEAIGRMEQLSAWDYEQRAKQILTQLHITDFDQRVEKLSGGQLKRVALANALIAEPDLLILDEPTNHLDTEMTEWLERYLAASKLSLLMVTHDRYFLDRVCNRIVEIDNLQTYTYRGNYSYFTEKRQERIELGNATAEKTRNLYRRELEWIRRTPSARTGKAKYRVDAFDELSKERRSAQKTQQVRLGIEASRIGGKIFEMVDVSKAYGEKVILKNFSYTFARGEKVGIVGENGVGKTTFIRMLLGHLQPDSGTIEVGETVRFGYYSQQGLEFDQTEKVIDVVRKISEDIPMADGSRLTASQFLQQFLFQPSQQHDFVAKLSGGEKQRLYLCTVLITNPNFLVLDEPTNDLDIQTLNVLEEYLASYTGCVIVVSHDRYFMDKIADHLFVMQGEGVVKDFNGDYSDYRQWKENLLITSQKPQKIAEQPKQEQPKTKLTFKEKREFEQIETELPALEAEKAYLETSMSSGEMTTDELIAAAERIRQLIEEIDEKTMRWLEMSELA from the coding sequence ATGGCAATTAATCTTCAAATAGAATCTCTCACGAAATCCTTCGGAGCAAGAGTGCTCTTCGAGGGGCTCTCCCTGACAGTGGAGCAGGGCGACCGCGTGGGGCTTATCGCCGCCAACGGCACAGGTAAAACCACTCTACTCAACATCATAGCCGGCAGAGAAGATTATCAGAGCGGACAGATAACCCTGCGTAAGGATATTAGGGTGGGCTATTTGGAGCAAAAGCCTGCCTTCGCTGCGGGCAAAACCGTGATGGAGGCTTGCTTTGAGTCTGACAACGATATGGTGCGAGCCATTGCCACATATGAAAGGGCTGTTAAAGAGGGTGGCATAGGATTGCAGGAGGCTATTGGGCGGATGGAGCAACTCTCGGCGTGGGACTATGAACAGCGGGCAAAACAGATTCTCACTCAACTACATATCACTGACTTCGACCAGCGGGTAGAAAAACTCTCGGGCGGGCAGCTCAAACGTGTCGCGCTGGCAAACGCACTAATAGCCGAACCCGATTTGTTGATTCTCGATGAACCTACCAACCACTTAGATACGGAGATGACCGAGTGGCTTGAGAGGTATCTGGCTGCATCGAAACTGAGCCTGCTGATGGTCACCCACGACCGCTATTTTTTGGATAGAGTATGTAATCGGATAGTCGAAATTGATAATCTGCAAACATACACATACAGAGGCAATTATAGTTATTTCACTGAGAAGCGGCAGGAGCGTATTGAACTGGGTAATGCCACGGCAGAGAAGACGCGCAACCTCTATCGCCGTGAATTAGAGTGGATTCGCCGCACCCCTTCGGCACGAACCGGCAAGGCTAAATACCGTGTCGATGCCTTCGATGAGCTATCCAAAGAGCGGCGCAGCGCGCAAAAAACGCAGCAGGTACGGCTTGGCATCGAGGCTTCGCGAATCGGGGGCAAGATTTTTGAGATGGTAGATGTGAGCAAGGCTTATGGGGAGAAGGTGATATTGAAAAATTTCAGCTATACATTTGCACGCGGTGAAAAGGTAGGAATTGTGGGAGAAAATGGCGTTGGCAAGACCACATTTATAAGAATGTTACTTGGTCATCTTCAGCCTGATAGCGGAACGATCGAGGTGGGTGAAACCGTCCGTTTCGGTTACTATTCGCAGCAGGGGTTAGAGTTTGACCAGACCGAGAAGGTCATTGACGTTGTCCGCAAGATTTCCGAGGATATACCGATGGCTGACGGTAGCCGGCTGACAGCATCACAATTTTTGCAACAATTTCTCTTCCAACCATCTCAGCAACACGACTTTGTAGCTAAACTCAGCGGCGGCGAGAAACAGCGTCTATACCTGTGCACGGTGTTAATTACCAACCCTAACTTTTTGGTATTGGACGAGCCAACAAACGACCTTGATATACAGACGCTCAATGTATTGGAAGAGTATTTGGCATCTTACACGGGGTGCGTGATTGTGGTTTCTCACGACCGCTATTTTATGGATAAAATTGCCGACCATCTCTTTGTGATGCAGGGCGAAGGGGTGGTTAAGGATTTTAACGGCGACTACTCCGATTATCGCCAATGGAAAGAGAATCTACTGATTACCTCACAAAAGCCCCAAAAGATTGCCGAACAACCCAAGCAGGAACAGCCCAAAACCAAACTCACTTTCAAGGAGAAGAGAGAGTTCGAGCAGATTGAGACAGAGTTACCCGCACTGGAAGCGGAAAAGGCTTATTTGGAGACTAGTATGAGCAGCGGGGAGATGACCACCGATGAGCTGATAGCGGCAGCCGAGAGGATCCGGCAACTTATTGAGGAGATTGACGAAAAGACGATGAGGTGGCTGGAAATGAGCGAATTAGCCTAG
- a CDS encoding Outer membrane protein H precursor produces MNQIMKIIKLSAALIFAAVMVSCNVAGNSSTTTESGEAEKVSPSDYSGIAYIRMDTLIHSYGMFIDLSDEFNKKGKSVEADLTQRSRSFEKEAIDFQDKVQKNLVTRYQAQTMEEGLQKKQQDLVAFRDNALASLQQEEAVMMNKISTVVMDFLKTYNAEKKYSVIFQSTANNPILIADPALDITEDVLKKLNEQYLAGKDVKK; encoded by the coding sequence ATGAATCAAATTATGAAAATTATCAAACTTTCTGCCGCACTCATCTTTGCAGCAGTTATGGTATCTTGCAATGTTGCAGGTAATTCCTCGACCACAACCGAATCTGGTGAGGCAGAAAAAGTATCGCCTAGCGACTACTCAGGCATTGCTTATATCCGTATGGACACACTGATTCACAGCTATGGTATGTTTATCGACCTGAGTGATGAGTTTAACAAGAAGGGTAAATCTGTGGAAGCAGATTTGACGCAACGTAGCCGCTCATTCGAGAAAGAAGCCATCGACTTTCAGGATAAGGTTCAGAAAAACCTTGTAACTCGTTACCAAGCTCAGACTATGGAGGAGGGTCTGCAAAAGAAACAGCAGGATCTGGTAGCCTTCCGCGACAATGCACTCGCATCGCTACAACAGGAAGAGGCTGTGATGATGAATAAGATTTCGACGGTTGTAATGGATTTCTTGAAAACATATAATGCCGAAAAAAAATACAGCGTGATTTTCCAATCGACTGCCAACAACCCTATTTTGATTGCCGACCCCGCACTTGATATTACAGAGGATGTACTCAAAAAGCTCAATGAGCAATATCTGGCAGGCAAGGATGTGAAGAAATAG
- a CDS encoding Ribonuclease HII, with the protein MLKQFLHGTNEAGVDEAGRGCLCGDVFAAAVILPDNFVNEILNDSKKLSSSKRYKLREVIQREALAWAVARVSPAEIDRINILNASHRAMNLAVNKLSIEPTRLLIDGNRFGNECGIQHHCIIGGDALYASIAAASILAKTYRDDYMLALHEEFPNYGWNKNMGYPTREHREAIAKHGVTPYHRLTFGDCRPRLF; encoded by the coding sequence ATGTTAAAACAATTTTTACACGGCACAAATGAAGCAGGGGTAGACGAAGCCGGGCGTGGCTGCCTGTGCGGAGATGTCTTTGCGGCAGCTGTAATCCTGCCTGATAATTTTGTTAATGAAATACTTAACGACTCAAAAAAGCTGTCATCGTCCAAACGCTACAAATTGAGGGAGGTAATTCAGCGAGAGGCTTTGGCGTGGGCTGTGGCGCGAGTGTCGCCTGCGGAGATAGATAGAATCAACATACTCAACGCCTCGCACCGTGCTATGAATCTGGCAGTTAATAAACTTTCTATTGAACCGACACGGCTTCTGATAGATGGAAATCGCTTTGGCAATGAGTGTGGCATTCAACACCACTGCATCATAGGCGGAGATGCGTTATATGCCTCTATTGCAGCAGCTTCCATTCTTGCCAAAACCTATCGAGACGACTATATGCTCGCTCTGCACGAAGAATTCCCCAACTACGGTTGGAACAAGAATATGGGCTATCCGACCCGCGAACATAGAGAAGCCATCGCAAAACACGGAGTTACTCCATATCATCGCCTAACTTTCGGCGACTGCCGACCAAGACTATTTTGA
- a CDS encoding Cytidine deaminase: MERYKYLLEAARTAAEAAYCPYSKFRVGAAVLLDNDVVITGSNQENASYSLTICAERVALNYAKSQYPTANVLAIAIASPSTEKLVSPCGACRTVMTEVAMRQGIDFTVVMSGSEIVTKTTSELMPLAFELGR, from the coding sequence ATGGAAAGATACAAATATTTACTCGAAGCTGCCCGCACTGCTGCCGAGGCGGCATATTGCCCCTACTCGAAATTTCGGGTGGGAGCAGCTGTTCTTTTGGATAACGATGTGGTAATCACCGGTTCAAACCAAGAAAACGCCTCATATTCACTCACTATATGCGCCGAACGCGTGGCACTGAACTACGCCAAATCTCAATACCCAACGGCAAATGTTCTCGCCATAGCCATAGCTTCACCCTCGACCGAAAAATTGGTGTCACCCTGCGGAGCTTGCCGCACAGTGATGACTGAAGTAGCAATGCGCCAAGGTATTGATTTCACAGTTGTGATGTCAGGCTCGGAAATTGTGACCAAAACCACAAGCGAGTTGATGCCGCTTGCCTTTGAATTGGGGAGATGA
- a CDS encoding Ribosome hibernation protein YhbH, whose amino-acid sequence MNVQIQSVKFDADKKLITYIEGKLAKLDRFDDTITSVDVFLKLDHDMEDGNKVATIVLDVKGAQLVAERRSRSFEDAVDGCFEALKTQIGKRKE is encoded by the coding sequence ATGAATGTACAAATTCAGTCAGTCAAATTTGACGCCGACAAAAAGTTAATAACCTACATTGAGGGGAAATTGGCGAAGTTAGACCGCTTCGATGATACGATAACTTCCGTGGATGTCTTCCTTAAACTCGACCACGATATGGAGGATGGAAATAAGGTGGCAACCATAGTGCTCGATGTGAAGGGTGCTCAGTTGGTTGCAGAACGTCGTAGCCGCTCATTCGAGGATGCAGTGGACGGATGTTTCGAGGCGCTCAAAACTCAAATAGGTAAAAGAAAGGAGTAA
- a CDS encoding putative aminopeptidase → MKIVSAFLLLFATVSITVAQNGVTEKIIKLAREDNRAMHHLDILSNRIGGRPIGSDAYANATRWTADQMNKWGMEVIVEQVGTLPVGFNRGAWFGKMLSDDGFTLHFVTPSYTSGTKGVQRGTVVAEPKTKQELEQMRGALKGAWVLVGGKSNGWPIDYSAKGDSVRKEALKYNDSIAQINRQITSENRANRSVPHYQSKPTLPYKEQPALFYREMVEAGILGFIQSAPVPLQALYDRNVFGDMSFDNLPTVPDIKLDEAQFAIIAEKVRRREYFQLEFDIRNHFKPGPVAYHNVIGIIRGTKYPDEYVMAGGHLDSFDVSTGGVDCGSGSSVALEAGRLIMEAGGNKPLRSIAICLWAGEEFGLLGSKFWVENHTNLLPKISNYFNRDGGPTVANSLTVTPAMYPVFEPIADKLNTINPDFPFSLTKSENQPRPRPTTAGGSDHAYFAMNGVPTLSFGTADPKGYDFQYGEIWHTERDLYNKSISEYQEHSAVVTAVTLWELANTKSILARQGLYSN, encoded by the coding sequence ATGAAAATAGTGAGCGCATTTTTGCTGCTTTTTGCAACAGTGTCCATTACGGTAGCACAGAACGGTGTAACCGAAAAAATCATCAAGCTCGCACGAGAAGACAATAGGGCGATGCACCATTTGGACATTCTCTCGAATCGTATCGGCGGACGTCCCATCGGCTCGGATGCCTACGCCAATGCCACGCGGTGGACGGCAGACCAAATGAATAAATGGGGAATGGAGGTCATCGTTGAGCAGGTCGGCACGCTGCCCGTAGGATTCAATCGCGGCGCTTGGTTCGGCAAAATGCTCTCGGATGACGGATTCACGCTACACTTTGTAACACCCTCATACACAAGTGGAACAAAGGGAGTACAGCGCGGAACAGTCGTTGCCGAACCCAAGACAAAACAGGAGTTGGAACAGATGCGCGGAGCATTGAAAGGTGCGTGGGTGCTCGTAGGGGGTAAAAGTAACGGTTGGCCTATAGACTACTCGGCAAAGGGCGACTCGGTACGCAAAGAAGCACTCAAATACAACGACTCGATAGCACAGATTAACAGGCAGATAACCTCGGAGAACCGCGCAAACCGCAGCGTTCCCCACTACCAGAGCAAACCCACACTACCCTACAAGGAGCAACCGGCACTCTTCTACCGAGAGATGGTCGAGGCTGGCATACTGGGCTTCATCCAATCTGCACCCGTCCCCTTGCAGGCACTATATGACCGCAATGTATTCGGCGATATGAGCTTTGATAATCTGCCCACCGTACCGGATATCAAGTTGGACGAGGCGCAGTTTGCCATCATTGCAGAAAAGGTCAGACGACGCGAATACTTCCAGTTGGAGTTCGATATTCGCAACCACTTCAAACCGGGTCCCGTTGCATATCATAATGTTATAGGCATAATTCGCGGCACGAAATATCCGGATGAATATGTGATGGCGGGGGGACACTTGGATAGTTTCGATGTATCTACCGGTGGTGTGGACTGTGGCTCGGGTAGCTCCGTGGCGCTCGAGGCGGGGCGACTGATTATGGAGGCGGGCGGCAACAAACCGCTACGCTCGATTGCCATTTGTCTTTGGGCAGGAGAGGAGTTCGGGCTGCTCGGCTCAAAATTCTGGGTGGAAAACCACACAAATTTACTGCCCAAAATATCGAACTACTTCAATCGAGATGGTGGTCCCACCGTGGCAAACTCACTAACGGTCACTCCGGCTATGTATCCAGTTTTTGAGCCTATTGCGGATAAGCTAAACACAATAAACCCCGACTTCCCATTCAGCCTCACCAAGAGCGAAAACCAACCTCGCCCACGCCCAACAACCGCCGGGGGCAGCGACCACGCCTACTTTGCAATGAATGGCGTGCCAACACTCAGCTTCGGCACGGCAGACCCCAAGGGATATGACTTCCAATATGGCGAAATTTGGCACACAGAACGAGACCTATACAACAAAAGTATCTCTGAATATCAAGAACATTCGGCTGTGGTGACCGCCGTTACCCTATGGGAGCTGGCTAACACCAAAAGCATTCTAGCTCGCCAGGGGCTTTACAGTAATTAA
- a CDS encoding Ferredoxin, translating into MRNFIAIISLTISTVFAQNRFPKPDFESGYQYPTENYAAPAEDIHSWVNLAIMVLLMSVVTWAVHKKRVRTPVIAVSLVSVLWFGFIGGGCICSVGAVQNVALALTDSGYTIPLVVFLFFLLPIIFTLIFGRVFCSGVCPLGALQELVNVKNYRLSRAITTLLGIIPWFYLAFAVLFAITESGFLICRFDPFAGIFRLGGDVVLITIGVILLLISIFVGRPFCRFLCPYGALLSLFSRVSFFQIKITGKECINCDLCRNACPVDAILPPNENCVKESRMAGIRRIILYSTILPAMIAGGALAMHSIAGSLAKSNKTVAMNKIIAAGDTESVDAVAFYGRTGEARQLQEAADEKIAQFRFYSLFAGGFLGFVVALTLISLSLKRSRTHYQINHADCVACGRCFGYCPQNKKRG; encoded by the coding sequence ATGAGAAATTTTATCGCCATTATATCACTGACTATAAGCACTGTTTTCGCTCAAAATCGTTTTCCGAAGCCAGATTTCGAGTCGGGTTATCAATACCCTACCGAAAATTATGCAGCCCCAGCCGAAGACATTCATTCGTGGGTAAATCTAGCTATTATGGTATTGCTAATGAGCGTTGTGACGTGGGCGGTACACAAAAAACGGGTGCGAACACCAGTAATTGCCGTTTCTCTGGTGTCGGTTCTTTGGTTTGGCTTTATTGGCGGCGGATGCATCTGCTCGGTGGGGGCGGTGCAAAATGTGGCTTTGGCTCTGACAGATAGTGGCTACACAATACCACTCGTAGTATTTCTCTTTTTCTTGCTACCTATAATTTTCACACTGATTTTTGGCAGAGTATTTTGTAGCGGAGTATGCCCGCTCGGAGCATTACAGGAGTTGGTCAATGTAAAGAATTATCGACTTTCAAGAGCCATTACAACACTTCTTGGAATAATTCCGTGGTTCTATCTTGCTTTTGCCGTGCTCTTTGCAATTACCGAGAGTGGATTTCTGATTTGCCGTTTCGACCCCTTTGCCGGCATCTTCCGCCTCGGCGGCGATGTGGTACTCATAACGATAGGTGTAATATTGCTGCTGATTTCTATATTCGTGGGGCGACCTTTCTGTCGCTTTCTCTGCCCATACGGCGCACTGCTAAGCCTCTTTTCGCGTGTCTCGTTCTTTCAAATTAAAATCACGGGTAAGGAGTGTATCAACTGCGACTTGTGCCGCAATGCCTGCCCCGTGGATGCGATTTTGCCGCCAAACGAAAACTGCGTGAAGGAGAGTCGGATGGCAGGCATACGTCGCATAATACTATATTCCACCATTTTACCGGCAATGATTGCCGGAGGAGCCCTTGCAATGCACTCCATTGCCGGCTCTCTTGCTAAGAGCAATAAAACAGTGGCAATGAACAAAATAATTGCTGCCGGAGACACAGAATCGGTAGACGCTGTGGCTTTTTATGGGCGCACAGGAGAGGCTCGACAACTACAAGAAGCTGCAGATGAGAAGATTGCGCAATTTCGCTTCTACTCCCTCTTTGCGGGCGGATTCCTCGGTTTTGTCGTGGCACTGACGCTAATATCACTATCACTAAAACGTTCACGCACTCATTATCAGATAAATCACGCGGATTGCGTAGCTTGCGGACGCTGCTTTGGCTACTGTCCCCAGAACAAAAAAAGGGGCTGA
- a CDS encoding dCMP deaminase, translating to MRYLRMARIWAENSYCLRRQVGALIVKDKMIISDGYNGTPSGFENVCEDQTSGKTKPYVLHAEANAITKIAKSMNSSAGSTLYVTASPCIECAKLIIQAGIVRVVYSDDYHATDGVDLLMRVGIEVVKVEC from the coding sequence TTGCGCTATCTGAGGATGGCGCGAATCTGGGCTGAAAATTCATATTGTCTTCGGCGGCAAGTTGGGGCGTTGATTGTCAAGGATAAGATGATAATCTCGGATGGATATAACGGTACGCCCTCGGGGTTCGAGAATGTTTGTGAGGACCAAACCAGTGGCAAGACTAAACCCTATGTGCTTCACGCCGAAGCAAATGCAATTACAAAAATAGCCAAGTCGATGAATAGCAGCGCAGGTTCTACGCTATATGTCACCGCCTCGCCCTGCATCGAATGCGCAAAACTTATCATTCAAGCCGGCATAGTAAGGGTGGTTTACAGCGATGACTATCACGCTACGGACGGCGTAGATTTATTGATGAGGGTTGGAATAGAGGTTGTTAAGGTAGAGTGTTGA
- a CDS encoding Tyrosyl-tRNA synthetase, giving the protein MNFINELRWRGMIQDIMPGTEEQLAKEMTTAYLGIDPTADSLHIGHLVGVMILIHFQRCGHKPIFLIGGATGMIGDPSGKSAERNLLDEPTLRHNQEAIKRQLGKIIDFDSTSANAAEMVNNYDWMSQWNFLEFCRSIGKMITVNYMMAKDSVKKRLAGEGEGMSFTEFTYQLIQGYDFLHLYKEKNCKLQMGGSDQWGNITTGTEMIRRSLAGEAFALTCPLIKKADGTKFGKTESGNIWLSAEYTSPYKFYQFWLNVSDEDAEKYIKIFTLLDEQTIVELIAAHSQAPHQRLLQKRLAEEVTVMIHSREDYETAVAASGILFGGNAVELLAKVDEKTLLQVFEGVPQFEISAPELADGIPFSTLVTERAAIFASKSELRRLVQGGGVSLCGDKVADAEMVVDSSRFISGKFLLVQKGKKNNYLIVCR; this is encoded by the coding sequence ATGAATTTTATCAATGAATTACGTTGGCGCGGAATGATTCAAGACATTATGCCGGGCACAGAAGAGCAGCTTGCAAAGGAGATGACCACAGCCTACTTGGGTATAGACCCTACGGCGGATTCGCTCCACATCGGGCACTTGGTTGGTGTGATGATTCTCATCCATTTTCAGCGTTGCGGGCACAAGCCTATCTTCCTTATAGGCGGAGCTACGGGTATGATTGGTGACCCCAGCGGTAAGTCTGCAGAGCGCAATCTACTGGATGAGCCCACTTTACGCCACAATCAAGAGGCAATCAAGAGGCAGTTGGGCAAGATTATCGACTTTGACTCCACCTCTGCCAACGCTGCCGAGATGGTCAATAACTACGATTGGATGAGCCAGTGGAACTTCCTTGAATTTTGCCGCAGTATCGGCAAAATGATTACGGTGAACTATATGATGGCTAAGGACTCTGTGAAAAAACGTCTTGCGGGCGAAGGCGAGGGTATGTCTTTCACCGAGTTCACATATCAACTTATTCAGGGATACGACTTTCTGCACTTATACAAGGAGAAGAATTGCAAATTGCAGATGGGTGGTTCAGACCAGTGGGGCAACATCACTACGGGGACGGAGATGATTCGCCGCTCGCTTGCCGGTGAAGCCTTCGCGCTGACTTGCCCTCTTATCAAGAAGGCGGACGGTACGAAGTTCGGCAAGACTGAGAGCGGAAATATATGGTTGTCGGCGGAGTATACTTCGCCATACAAATTCTACCAATTTTGGCTGAATGTCTCGGACGAGGATGCCGAGAAGTACATCAAGATATTTACGCTACTTGATGAGCAGACCATCGTCGAGTTGATTGCTGCTCATAGCCAAGCGCCTCATCAACGTCTTTTGCAGAAACGTTTGGCTGAGGAGGTTACCGTGATGATACATTCACGTGAGGATTACGAAACGGCTGTTGCCGCAAGTGGCATCCTATTTGGCGGCAATGCGGTGGAGCTGTTAGCAAAGGTGGACGAAAAGACACTTCTTCAAGTATTTGAAGGTGTGCCGCAGTTTGAAATCTCTGCACCGGAGTTGGCAGATGGAATTCCATTCTCGACCTTGGTTACGGAAAGGGCAGCAATTTTTGCAAGTAAGAGCGAGCTTCGCCGTTTGGTGCAAGGCGGTGGTGTCTCTCTGTGCGGAGATAAAGTGGCTGATGCAGAGATGGTTGTTGATAGTAGCAGGTTTATTTCCGGCAAATTCCTGCTGGTGCAGAAGGGTAAGAAGAATAACTATTTGATTGTTTGCAGATAG
- a CDS encoding Integrase/site-specific recombinase, with the protein MWQSHLEAECRFSPLTVRAYTDDVTFFALYLGHHNCPKEVTYNDVRSYVMAMVERGDSPRSINRHISAIKSFFNFLIRLGEVEKNPATKLKSLKSPKGLPQYIQPSKMGEIINWALESKDDFEQERDSLIILLFYSTGIRRAELAAIKIGDIDIEQRKIRIRGKGDKEREIPLVDFLAEKLERFLQRHCQKENNFLFLMKENRPISHNELYNTVKRILTAAGVQGKRSPHILRHTFATELLNREAGIRSVQELLGHSSISSTEIYTHNTIERLKESYKNAHPRDRIGG; encoded by the coding sequence TTGTGGCAGAGCCACTTGGAGGCTGAGTGTCGTTTTTCGCCGCTTACTGTGCGTGCTTACACGGACGATGTAACTTTCTTTGCCCTCTATCTGGGTCACCATAACTGCCCGAAGGAGGTGACATATAACGATGTTCGTAGCTATGTGATGGCAATGGTCGAGCGCGGTGACTCTCCGCGGAGCATCAACCGACATATTTCGGCAATCAAATCGTTCTTCAACTTTCTCATAAGATTGGGTGAGGTAGAGAAAAATCCCGCAACAAAACTCAAATCACTCAAGAGTCCAAAGGGTTTACCGCAGTATATACAACCATCTAAAATGGGGGAAATCATAAACTGGGCACTGGAGAGCAAAGATGATTTTGAGCAGGAACGTGACTCACTAATAATTCTTCTTTTCTATAGCACCGGCATTCGTCGCGCCGAACTGGCTGCAATAAAAATCGGCGACATAGATATAGAGCAACGTAAAATTCGCATCCGCGGCAAGGGGGATAAAGAGCGAGAAATACCACTTGTAGACTTTTTGGCAGAGAAGTTGGAGCGATTTTTGCAACGCCATTGTCAAAAAGAAAATAATTTTCTATTTTTGATGAAGGAAAACCGTCCGATTAGCCATAATGAGTTATATAACACTGTGAAACGAATTTTGACTGCCGCAGGGGTGCAGGGTAAACGTAGCCCTCACATTCTGCGACACACATTTGCAACGGAGCTGCTGAATAGAGAAGCCGGTATCCGTTCGGTGCAGGAGCTACTGGGTCATAGTTCGATAAGCTCAACTGAGATTTACACACACAACACAATCGAACGACTCAAGGAGAGTTACAAAAATGCCCATCCGAGAGACAGAATCGGTGGGTAA
- a CDS encoding Rod shape-determining protein MreD: MLQIVEYIISFIVLILTQVFIFDNVNIFGMVTPYIYIMFIIVLPMQIGHTLLIILGFVSGGVVDLLTGSGGLSAMVATWVAFIRPALLHITAGRDIVSEGGIPSVVRMGGAKFIFYLSMMVFAYNIPLFILETMNIKYIAVTSLRILFSSVFSIITIYLAHYLMLMRRK, translated from the coding sequence ATGCTGCAAATTGTAGAATATATCATATCCTTCATCGTACTGATATTGACACAGGTTTTCATCTTCGACAATGTCAATATCTTCGGTATGGTAACACCATACATTTACATAATGTTCATCATAGTACTGCCGATGCAAATCGGTCATACATTGTTGATTATATTAGGGTTTGTAAGCGGTGGAGTTGTCGATTTACTGACCGGCAGCGGAGGGCTGAGCGCTATGGTCGCCACCTGGGTAGCCTTTATCCGTCCGGCACTTTTACACATTACCGCCGGACGAGACATTGTGAGCGAAGGAGGCATACCTTCGGTTGTGCGAATGGGAGGTGCAAAGTTCATATTTTATCTCTCTATGATGGTTTTCGCATATAATATCCCCTTATTCATCTTGGAGACGATGAATATCAAATACATTGCCGTCACATCACTGCGTATTCTATTTAGCTCCGTATTTTCGATAATAACAATTTATTTAGCACACTATCTAATGTTGATGCGCAGAAAATAA
- a CDS encoding Ferredoxin, which yields MAMAYKISADLCTACGTCIDECPVEAISPGDVYTIDPSICSDCGTCADVCPVEAIQPA from the coding sequence TTGGCTATGGCTTACAAAATTTCAGCAGACCTGTGCACAGCGTGCGGTACTTGTATTGACGAATGTCCTGTTGAGGCAATCTCTCCGGGCGATGTATACACTATCGACCCATCAATCTGTTCCGACTGCGGTACCTGTGCGGACGTTTGCCCTGTTGAGGCAATTCAACCGGCATAG